A single window of Lynx canadensis isolate LIC74 chromosome C2, mLynCan4.pri.v2, whole genome shotgun sequence DNA harbors:
- the LOC115522964 gene encoding proline-rich proteoglycan 2-like, translating into MEIEVDTKRNQVDTLGTDGDIHVEFTSGQLEMQSQRKASGSVSARQPRPGAGPAWVEWHENAPANAASGRGARVRWPSRCQLPDSGIPRSPAPSPGPSFSAKQSPGPAATAGGKAPGVPASRASSRGAPRGVDSGRCRHPAGEREREARPLAGRASVGQCVRARGAVSARRRAQPPPPNGHVGAQRRRRLLFLILRTGLRGGPPPSASAARPAASAAASSCPASGSAARRPPQPPRPSGPAGSPAPLRRGARSM; encoded by the exons ATGGAGATAGAGGTTGACACGAAAAGGAATCAGGTGGACACCTTGGGGACAGATGGGGACATCCACGTGGAATTTACCAGTGGGCAGTTGGAAATGCAATC CCAGCGGAAAGCTAGCGGGTCTGTGTCCGCCCGCCAGCCGCGGCCGGGTGCAGGGCCCGCATGGGTAGAATGGCACGAAAACGCACCCGCGAACGCCGCGTCGGGCAGGGGCGCGCGTGTGCGCTGGCCCTCTCGGTGCCAGCTTCCCGACTCTGGGATCCCGCGCTCTCCCGCGCCCTCGCCGGGGCCCAGCTTCAGTGCCAAACAGTCTCCCGGGCCCGCCGCCACCGCCGGCGGGAAAGCGCCCGGCGTCCCGGCGTCACGCGCCAGCAGCCGG GGTGCCCCGCGCGGCGTGGACTCGGGCCGCTGCCGCCATCCCGCtggcgagagggagagagaggcccgCCCGCTCGCCGGTCGGGCCAGTGTGGGCCAGTGCGTGAGGGCGCGGGGGGCCGTGTCAGCGAGACGCAGAGCGCAGCCGCCACCACCAAACGGACATGTTGGAGCccagcgccgccgccgcctcctttTCCTTATCCTCCGAACGGGACTGAGAGGGGGCCCGCCACCCTCCGCCTCtgccgcccgccccgccgcctCGGCCGCAGCCTCTTCCTGCCCGGCCTCTGGCTCCGCCGCTCgtcgccccccccaacccccccgccCCTCAGGCCCGGCCGGTTCCCCGGCCCCGCTCCGCCGCGGCGCGAGGTCTATGTGA